A window of Scophthalmus maximus strain ysfricsl-2021 chromosome 10, ASM2237912v1, whole genome shotgun sequence contains these coding sequences:
- the zbtb18 gene encoding zinc finger and BTB domain-containing protein 18 isoform X2, translated as MEFPDHSRHLLQCLSEQWHQGFLCDSTVLVGDAQFRAHRAVLASCSMYFHLFYKDQLDKRDVVHLNSDIVTAPAFSLLLEFMYEGKLQFQDLPVEDVLAAASYLHMYDIVKVCKKRLKQKATTEADSTRREEDGGSSCSDKADSLSDGSTGRPATADLLHSDEEEEGKAEGRPLWLRLPATDRSGTPAMATTSPGHGEAETQGGEAKLLSPAGSPTSSSGSLSQRSQRSVSSRAGHRGRRVSNDAADCVLDLSVKPIAGSNHSNHHQSYFSGTATPDSLQSPLAVRVKVERGVASDEEEDLGGGDYDMEHSGITKATVPSANGGLTHHGVGGPLSVQRRLGLEAHLSALREASLASELEREEKPPVTADDEDLLGGENERAQAEAASMDSSLLPYVSNMLSAQHTQIFMCPLCNKVFPSPHILQLHLSSHFREQEGIRAKPAGDVNVPTCTICSKTFSCMYTLKRHERTHSGEKPYTCTTCGKSFQYSHNLSRHAVVHTREKPHACKWCERRFTQSGDLYRHIRKFHCELVNSLSVKSEPLALPNVRDWAIEDSSQELWK; from the coding sequence ATGGAGTTCCCAGACCACAGCAGACATTTACTCCAGTGTCTGAGCGAACAGTGGCACCAGGGCTTCCTGTGTGACTCCACGGTGCTGGTGGGCGATGCCCAGTTCCGTGCGCACCGTGCTGTGTTGGCCTCCTGCAGCATGTATTTTCACCTCTTCTACAAGGACCAGCTAGACAAGCGAGACGTGGTGCATCTCAACAGCGACATTGTCACAGCCCCGGCCTTTTCCCTGCTCCTGGAGTTCATGTATGAAGGCAAGCTGCAGTTCCAGGACCTTCCCGTAGAGGATGTGTTGGCAGCGGCCAGCTACTTGCACATGTATGACATTGTCAAAGTGTGTAAGAAACGTTTGAAGCAGAAGGCCACGACGGAGGCAGACAGCACGCGCAGAGAGGAAGACGGTGGGTCCAGCTGCTCTGATAAGGCTGACAGTCTATCAGACGGTTCTACCGGCCGGCCTGCTACTGCCGACCTGCTGCatagtgatgaggaggaggaaggaaaggccGAGGGTCGACCGCTGTGGCTGAGGCTGCCGGCTACAGACAGATCAGGAACACCAGCCATGGCTACGACCAGCCCAGGTCACGGCGAGGCGGAGACACAGGGTGGGGAAGCGAAGCTGCTTTCCCCAGCTGGAAGCCCCACCAGCTCCAGCGGATCCCTTTCCCAGAGGTCCCAACGCTCCGTGAGCTCTCGCGCAGGGCACAGGGGCAGGAGGGTGTCAAATGATGCTGCCGACTGTGTGCTGGACCTGTCAGTTAAGCCGATCGCCGGTAGCAACCACAGTAACCACCACCAATCCTATTTCAGTGGGACAGCCACACCTGACAGCCTCCAGAGTCCATTGGCTGTGAGGGTAAAGGTGGAGAGAGGCGTGGCTtcagacgaggaagaggaccTGGGAGGTGGGGACTACGACATGGAGCACAGTGGCATCACCAAGGCAACGGTTCCGAGCGCCAACGGCGGCCTAACCCACCATGGGGTCGGAGGACCTCTGTCGGTCCAGCGGCGGCTTGGCCTAGAAGCGCACCTGTCCGCTCTGCGAGAAGCCTCTCTGGCCTCGGAGCTGGAGCGGGAGGAGAAGCCTCCGGTTACAGCAGACGACGAGGACCTACTGGGAGGTGAAAACGAGCGCGCCCAGGCCGAGGCAGCCAGCATGGATAGTTCCCTGCTGCCCTATGTCTCCAACATGCTGTCAGCTCAACACACCCAGATCTTCATGTGCCCGCTGTGCAACAAGGTTTTCCCCTCCCCGCACATCCTCCAGCTTCACCTCAGCTCCCACTTCAGGGAGCAGGAGGGCATCCGCGCCAAGCCCGCCGGAGACGTCAACGTGCCCACCTGCACCATCTGCAGCAAGACCTTCTCCTGCATGTACACGCTGAAGCGCCATGAGCGGACACACTCTGGTGAGAAACCCTACACCTGCACCACCTGCGGCAAGAGCTTCCAGTACTCACACAACCTCAGCCGTCACGCAGTGGTGCACACGCGCGAGAAGCCGCACGCTTGCAAGTGGTGCGAACGACGCTTCACGCAGTCCGGGGACCTCTACCGACATATCCGCAAGTTCCATTGTGAACTGGTCAACTCCTTGTCAGTAAAGAGTGAACCACTGGCGCTGCCCAATGTCAGGGATTGGGCAATTGAGGACAGCTCCCAGGAACTGTGGAAATAG
- the zbtb18 gene encoding zinc finger and BTB domain-containing protein 18 isoform X1 produces MHTAAGYEDGRMEFPDHSRHLLQCLSEQWHQGFLCDSTVLVGDAQFRAHRAVLASCSMYFHLFYKDQLDKRDVVHLNSDIVTAPAFSLLLEFMYEGKLQFQDLPVEDVLAAASYLHMYDIVKVCKKRLKQKATTEADSTRREEDGGSSCSDKADSLSDGSTGRPATADLLHSDEEEEGKAEGRPLWLRLPATDRSGTPAMATTSPGHGEAETQGGEAKLLSPAGSPTSSSGSLSQRSQRSVSSRAGHRGRRVSNDAADCVLDLSVKPIAGSNHSNHHQSYFSGTATPDSLQSPLAVRVKVERGVASDEEEDLGGGDYDMEHSGITKATVPSANGGLTHHGVGGPLSVQRRLGLEAHLSALREASLASELEREEKPPVTADDEDLLGGENERAQAEAASMDSSLLPYVSNMLSAQHTQIFMCPLCNKVFPSPHILQLHLSSHFREQEGIRAKPAGDVNVPTCTICSKTFSCMYTLKRHERTHSGEKPYTCTTCGKSFQYSHNLSRHAVVHTREKPHACKWCERRFTQSGDLYRHIRKFHCELVNSLSVKSEPLALPNVRDWAIEDSSQELWK; encoded by the exons ATGCATACTGCTGCAG gttaTGAGGACGGCAGGATGGAGTTCCCAGACCACAGCAGACATTTACTCCAGTGTCTGAGCGAACAGTGGCACCAGGGCTTCCTGTGTGACTCCACGGTGCTGGTGGGCGATGCCCAGTTCCGTGCGCACCGTGCTGTGTTGGCCTCCTGCAGCATGTATTTTCACCTCTTCTACAAGGACCAGCTAGACAAGCGAGACGTGGTGCATCTCAACAGCGACATTGTCACAGCCCCGGCCTTTTCCCTGCTCCTGGAGTTCATGTATGAAGGCAAGCTGCAGTTCCAGGACCTTCCCGTAGAGGATGTGTTGGCAGCGGCCAGCTACTTGCACATGTATGACATTGTCAAAGTGTGTAAGAAACGTTTGAAGCAGAAGGCCACGACGGAGGCAGACAGCACGCGCAGAGAGGAAGACGGTGGGTCCAGCTGCTCTGATAAGGCTGACAGTCTATCAGACGGTTCTACCGGCCGGCCTGCTACTGCCGACCTGCTGCatagtgatgaggaggaggaaggaaaggccGAGGGTCGACCGCTGTGGCTGAGGCTGCCGGCTACAGACAGATCAGGAACACCAGCCATGGCTACGACCAGCCCAGGTCACGGCGAGGCGGAGACACAGGGTGGGGAAGCGAAGCTGCTTTCCCCAGCTGGAAGCCCCACCAGCTCCAGCGGATCCCTTTCCCAGAGGTCCCAACGCTCCGTGAGCTCTCGCGCAGGGCACAGGGGCAGGAGGGTGTCAAATGATGCTGCCGACTGTGTGCTGGACCTGTCAGTTAAGCCGATCGCCGGTAGCAACCACAGTAACCACCACCAATCCTATTTCAGTGGGACAGCCACACCTGACAGCCTCCAGAGTCCATTGGCTGTGAGGGTAAAGGTGGAGAGAGGCGTGGCTtcagacgaggaagaggaccTGGGAGGTGGGGACTACGACATGGAGCACAGTGGCATCACCAAGGCAACGGTTCCGAGCGCCAACGGCGGCCTAACCCACCATGGGGTCGGAGGACCTCTGTCGGTCCAGCGGCGGCTTGGCCTAGAAGCGCACCTGTCCGCTCTGCGAGAAGCCTCTCTGGCCTCGGAGCTGGAGCGGGAGGAGAAGCCTCCGGTTACAGCAGACGACGAGGACCTACTGGGAGGTGAAAACGAGCGCGCCCAGGCCGAGGCAGCCAGCATGGATAGTTCCCTGCTGCCCTATGTCTCCAACATGCTGTCAGCTCAACACACCCAGATCTTCATGTGCCCGCTGTGCAACAAGGTTTTCCCCTCCCCGCACATCCTCCAGCTTCACCTCAGCTCCCACTTCAGGGAGCAGGAGGGCATCCGCGCCAAGCCCGCCGGAGACGTCAACGTGCCCACCTGCACCATCTGCAGCAAGACCTTCTCCTGCATGTACACGCTGAAGCGCCATGAGCGGACACACTCTGGTGAGAAACCCTACACCTGCACCACCTGCGGCAAGAGCTTCCAGTACTCACACAACCTCAGCCGTCACGCAGTGGTGCACACGCGCGAGAAGCCGCACGCTTGCAAGTGGTGCGAACGACGCTTCACGCAGTCCGGGGACCTCTACCGACATATCCGCAAGTTCCATTGTGAACTGGTCAACTCCTTGTCAGTAAAGAGTGAACCACTGGCGCTGCCCAATGTCAGGGATTGGGCAATTGAGGACAGCTCCCAGGAACTGTGGAAATAG